A DNA window from Synergistota bacterium contains the following coding sequences:
- a CDS encoding cold shock domain-containing protein, with the protein MRTGTVKWFNAAKGYGFITDDEGGDVFVHYTGIKGSGFRTLEEGQRVQFEIKEAPKGPQAINVTKI; encoded by the coding sequence ATGAGAACTGGTACTGTCAAGTGGTTTAACGCGGCTAAGGGTTATGGGTTTATAACCGACGATGAGGGCGGAGATGTCTTCGTTCACTACACTGGGATTAAGGGAAGTGGCTTCAGAACGCTTGAGGAAGGTCAGAGGGTTCAGTTTGAAATTAAAGAAGCTCCTAAGGGTCCTCAAGCCATAAACGTCACCAAGATTTAA